From the Brassica napus cultivar Da-Ae chromosome A8, Da-Ae, whole genome shotgun sequence genome, one window contains:
- the LOC106360996 gene encoding protein BREAST CANCER SUSCEPTIBILITY 1 homolog codes for MGDDGATHLEKMGRELKCPICLSLFNSAVSLTCNHVFCNACIVKSMKVDATCPVCKVPFHRREIRGAPHMDSLVSIYKNMEVASGVPMFVSQTKPSSPSEKQKHVGDGSIEKENGKKRQGSSKGRTSKKRGSRKTKETDVDSSGPIVMKPSSQTNKRVQLSQNHSSQSLTKSTESAEKLKDYTDRTVIRLNEHPSHDKEENLAPLFWLRDEVDGESSSQRTESDQLLDVTPVDVPSFSDLKDSDHDTPSKAVEQRPNPGDMFDSEMFEWTQRPCSPEILPSPVKAKDLGKGEIDLPQRKLSKDASSNKKRKAGSARKKVVNVRVGVSKEDHMASSAGESIGEKQETGGTSGISIRKDGKLDENVKAKRATRNKGQTSGVQSGVKKSVEAEGKHGTKRKRSSVKVSAEQPVAVSSELSVRTENVGKGDQEPEKQSPAEKPSLKKRRKSQTGDLSGRSEKKTSEKRSKLDSCATPSRVTQSRGKKILSDELNQAGDRQDSTNKKPSLGGSVHLRRCSGPPTNKFTCAFCQSSDETEASGKMSHYHKGEPVSADFSGGSNVIHVHKNCAEWAPNVYFNRRTAVNLDVELTRSQRITCSCCGLKGAALGCYNESCKNSFHVTCAKLIPECRWDDKNFVMLCPLDASSKLPCEEASPKGRKRKRAPEGPLQAQTNQVSEKSDISELQRKPFHGLPKKMVLCCSGLTDEENSVISEFAELSGVTVSRKWERRVTHVIASINENGACKRTLKFMMGILEGKWILSIDWIKACMKNGECVSEEPYEISIDVHGTRQGPYIGRQRALNKEPKLFNGLKFYMMGDFELAYKGYLQDMIVAAGGTILCRRPVCNDDNEASTIVVFNTEPSKKKTLTERRSDAEALARSVNARAASSSWVLDSIAGCQALDLM; via the exons ATGGGAGACGACGGCGCAACTCACCTGGAGAAGATGGGAAGAGAACTCAAGTGCCCTATCTG CTTGAGTCTATTTAATTCCGCAGTTTCGCTTACCTgcaaccatgtcttttgcaa tgCATGTATAGTGAAATCCATGAAAGTCGATGCTACTTGTCCTGTTTGTAAAGTCCCTTTCCATCGTAGAG AGATTCGAGGAGCTCCTCATATGGATAGCTTGGTGAGCATTTACAAGAACATGGAAGTTGCTTCTGGTGTCCCCATGTTTGTTAGCCAGACTAAACCATCATCACCATCAG AAAAACAAAAGCATGTGGGAGATGGTTCCATTGAGAAGGAAAATGGCAAGAAACGTCAGGGATCTAGTAAGGGCCGAACATCCAAGAAGAGAGGGTCTAGAAAAACCAAGGAGACAGATGTTGATTCCTCTGGGCCTATTGTTATGAAACCTTCATCCCAAACCAATAAACGGGTGCAGCTGTCGCAGAATCACTCTTCCCAAAGTTTAACAAAATCTACAGAATCAGCTGAGAAACTCAAGGACTACACTGATAGAACTGTGATTCGTTTGAATGAGCACCCAAGTCATGATAAAGAAGAGAATCTAGCACCTTTGTTTTGGTTGAGAGATGAAGTTGATGGGGAGAGCTCAAGCCAGCGAACAGAAAGTGACCAGCTTTTAGATGTGACACCTGTTGATGTTCCTTCTTTCAGTGATTTGAAGGACTCAGATCATGACACCCCATCCAAA GCAGTCGAGCAAAGGCCAAATCCAGGAGACATGTTTGACAGTGAAATGTTTGAATGGACTCAAAGGCCTTGTTCTCCAGAGATTCTTCCTAGTCCTGTGAAGGCCAAG GACCTAGGTAAAGGTGAGATTGATCTTCCCCAAAGGAAACTATCTAAAGATGCATCATCAAATAAAAAACGCAAAGCAGGAAGTGCAAGAAAGAAAGTTGTTAATGTACGTGTTGGGGTTTCCAAGGAGGACCACATGGCATCATCTGCAGGAGAAAGTATTggtgagaaacaagagactgGTGGAACTTCTGGCATATCTATCAGGAAAGATGGAAAGCTTGATGAAAATGTGAAAGCTAAACGGGCTACAAGAAACAAGGGACAGACTTCAGGTGTTCAGTCTGGTGTTAAAAAATCTGTGGAGGCAGAGGGAAAGCACGGGACAAAGAGGAAAAGATCTAGCGTTAAAGTGTCTGCAGAGCAGCCGGTTGCTGTATCTAGTGAGCTCTCAGTTAGAACAGAGAACGTTGGTAAGGGGGATCAGGAACCTGAAAAACAAAGTCCTGCAGAGAAACCCTCTctgaaaaagagaagaaaatctCAAACGGGTGATCTCTCTGGGAGAAGTGAAAAGAAGACTTCAGAAAAGAGATCAAAACTTGATTCCTGTGCAACCCCAAGCAGAGTTACACAATCCCGTGGCAAGAAAATCCTTAGTGATGAGTTGAATCAAGCGGGTGATAGACAAGATTCAACTAACAAAAAGCCCTCACTTGGAGGTAGTGTACATTTGCGACGATGTTCTGGACCACCAACAAATAAATTCACTTGTGCATTCTGTCAGTCCTCAGACGAAACAGAG GCTTCAGGAAAAATGTCTCACTACCACAAAGGTGAACCTGTCTCTGCAGATTTTAGTGGAGGGTCTAACGTCATACATGTTCACAAAAATTGTGCTGAATG GGCTCCAAATGTATACTTCAACAGACGTACAGCAGTCAACCTTGATGTGGAGCTGACAAGAAGCCAGAGAATAACTTGCAGTTGCTGTGGGCTTAAAGGGGCAGCACTTGGTTGTTACAATGAGAGTTGCAAGAATAGTTTTCACGTTACGTGTGCAAAACTGATACCAGAATGCAGATGGGACGAT AAAAACTTTGTAATGCTATGCCCTTTGGATGCATCCTCTAAGTTGCCTTGTGAAGAGGCTAGTCCAAAAGGAAGAAAACGCAAGCGTGCTCCTGAAGG ACCATTGCAAGCTCAGACTAATCAAGTATCTGAAAAATCTGACATCAGTGAGCTCCAAAGAAAGCCTTTTCACGGATTACCCAAGAAAATGGTTCTATGCTGTTCAGGACTTACAGATGAAGAGAAT AGTGTGATTTCGGAATTTGCTGAACTGTCTGGAGTTACAGTCTCGAGAAAATGGGAGCGAAGAGTTACACACGTCATTGCATCGATCAATGAAAATGGAGCCTGCAAAAGGACACTCAAATTCATGATGGGGATCTTGGAGGGGAAATGGATTCTGAGCATTGATT GGATCAAGGCCTGTATGAAAAACGGAGAATGTGTAAGCGAGGAGCCATATGAGATTTCCATTGATGTTCATGGAACACGACAAGGACCTTATATTGGAAGACAAAGAGCTTTAAACAAG GAACCAAAACTTTTTAACGGACTAAAGTTTTACATGATGGGAGACTTCGAGCTTGCTTACAAAGGGTATCTTCAAGATATGATTGTGGCAGCAGGAGGAACAATCCTGTGCAGGCGGCCCGTTTGTAATGACGATAATGAAGCTTCCACGATCGTTGTATTTAATACTGAGCCAAGCAAGAAGAAAACTCTGACGGAAAGAAGATCCGATGCTGAGGCCTTGGCTAGATCTGTTAATGCAAGAGCTGCAAGTAGTTCATGGGTCTTGGATTCTATTGCAGGTTGCCAAGCTCTAGACTTGATGTAA
- the LOC106360998 gene encoding DNA damage-binding protein 1b, translating to MSVWNYVVTAQKPTSVTHSCVGNFTSPQELNLIVAKCTRIEIHLLTPQGLQAILDVPLYGRIATLELFRPHGETQDFLFIATEGYKFCVLQWDSDSSELITRAMGDVSDRIGRQTDNGQIGIIDPDCRFIGLHLYDGLFKVVPFDNKGQLKEAYNIRLEELQVLDIKFLYGCAKPTIAVLYQDNKDARHVKTYEVSQKEKDFVEGPWSQNNLDNGADLLIPVPSPLCGVLIIGEETIVYCSANALKAIPIRSSITKAYGRVDVDGSRYLLGDHAGLIHLLVITHEKEKVTGLKIELLGETSIASTISYLDNAVVFIGSSYGDSQLIKLNMQPDANGSYVEIIEQYVNLGPIVDFCVVDLERQGQGQVVTCSGAYKDGSLRIVRNGIGINEQASVELPGIKGMWSLKSSIDEAFDTFLVVSFISETRILAMNIEDELEDTEIEGFLSQVQTLFCHDAVYNQLVQITSNSVRLVSSTTRQLRNKWDAPAGFTVNVATANASQVLLATGGGHLVYIEIGDGTLTEVKHAQLEYEVSCLDINPTGDNPNYSQLAAVGMWTDISVRIFVLPDLTLITKEQLGGEIIPRSVLLCAFEGISYLLCALGDGHLLNFQLDTRTGELRDRKKVSLGTQPITLRTFSSKSATHVFAASDRPSVIYSNNKKLIYSNVNLKEVSHMCPFNSGAFPDSLAIAREGELTIGTIDEIQKLHIRTIPIGEHARRICHQEQTRTFAICSLRNQPSGEESEMHFVRLLDDRDFEFLATYPLDAFEYGCSILSCSFTDDKNVYYCVGTSYVLPEENEPTKGRILVFVVEEGKLQLVAEKETKGSVYSLNAFNGKLLAAINQKIQLYKWTLRDDGTRELQSECGHHGHILALYVQTRGDFIVVGDLMKSISLLIYKHEEGAIEEIARDYNASWMTAVGILDDDTYLGADNCYNLFTVKRHSEAATDEERCRMEVVGEYHIGEFVNRFRHGSLVMRLPDSETSQIPTMIFGTVNGVIGVMASLPQEQYAFLEKLQTSMRKVIKGVGGLSHEQWRSFKNEKRSADARSFLDGDLIESFMDMSRRKMEEISKEMDVQVEELCKRVEELTRLH from the exons atgagcgTATGGAACTACGTCGTCACGGCTCAGAAACCCACCTCTGTCACTCACTCTTGCGTCGGAAACTTCACCAGTCCCCAGGAGCTGAATCTCATCGTCGC GAAATGCACTCGAATCGAGATCCATCTGCTTACTCCACAGGGACTTCAG GCTATACTGGATGTTCCTCTATATGGGAGAATTGCTACTTTGGAATTGTTCCGTCCCCAT GGTGAAACACAAGATTTTTTGTTCATTGCAACTGAGGGATATAAATTCTGTGTTCTTCAATGGGATTCTGATTCCTCCGAGCTTATTACAAG GGCAATGGGGGATGTCTCTGATCGTATAGGCAGACAGACCGACAATGGCCAA ATTGGTATAATTGATCCCGATTGCAGATTCATTGGTCTCCATCTGTATGACGGCTTGTTTAAG GTGGTTCCATTTGACAATAAAGGACAGCTCAAGGAAGCGTATAACATAAG GTTGGAGGAGTTGCAGGTCCTGGATATCAAGTTTCTGTACGGATGCGCAAAGCCAACAATCGCAGTACTTTATCAG GACAACAAAGATGCTCGTCATGTAAAAACATATGAAGTTTCTCAGAAGGAGAAAGACTTTGTCGAAGGACCATGGTCACAGAACAATCTTGACAATGGCGCTGACCTATTGATCCCTGTCCCTTCACCTCTGTGCGGGGTCCTTATTATTGGAGAAGAAACAATTGTGTATTGTAGTGCCAATGCACTCAAAGCTATACCAATAAGATCT TCCATCACAAAGGCATATGGAAGAGTTGATGTTGATGGCTCTAGGTATCTTCTTGGTGATCACGCCGGACTGATCCACCTCCTTGTTATAACCCACGAGAAAGAAAA GGTCACTGGCCTCAAAATTGAGCTTTTGGGTGAAACATCGATTGCATCTACCATCTCCTATCTTGACAATGCTGTCGTCTTTATCGGTTCAAGCTATGGAGATTCACAG CTTATAAAGTTAAACATGCAGCCGGATGCAAACGGTTCATATGTAGAAATTATAGAACAGTATGTCAACTTGGGGCCTATTGTCGACTTTTGTGTAGTTGACCTTGAGAGACAGGGGCAAGGTCAGGTTGTAACTTGCTCTGGAGCATACAAGGATGGTTCTCTTCGCATAGTTCGTAATGGGATAGGAATAAATGAACAG GCGTCCGTGGAACTTCCAGGTATCAAAGGAATGTGGTCGCTGAAATCTTCAATTGATGAAGCCTTTGATACGTTCCTTGTAGTTAGTTTTATCAGTGAAACTCGTATCTTAGCCATGAACATAGAGGATGAACTGGAAGACACAGAGATTGAGGGTTTCTTGTCTCAAGTCCAGACTTTATTTTGTCATGATGCTGTCTACAACCAACTTGTACAG ATAACTTCAAATTCTGTGAGGCTAGTCAGTTCTACAACTAGACAATTGCGGAATAAATGGGATGCCCCAGCTGGATTCACTGTTAATGttgcaaccgcaaacgctagccaG GTTCTTTTGGCGACTGGAGGTGGGCATTTGGTCTATATAGAAATTGGAGATGGGACATTGACGGAAGTCAAACATGCCCAGTTGGAGTACGAGGTGTCTTGTCTTGATATAAACCCCACTGGGGACAATCCTAATTACAGTCAGCTAGCTGCGGTGGGGATGTGGACAGATATAAGTGTAAGGATTTTTGTGCTGCCGGACTTGACTCTTATCACTAAGGAGCAACTAGGAGGAGAGATAATTCCCCGATCTGTTCTTCTTTGTGCATTCGAAGGG ATATCTTACTTGCTGTGTGCTCTTGGAGATGGTCATCTATTAAACTTCCAGTTGGATACACGTACTGGGGAGTTGAGAGATCGGAAAAAAGTATCGCTTGGAACTCAGCCTATAACTCTGCGTACTTTTTCATCTAAAAGTGCAACGCATGTATTTGCTGCATCAGATAGACCGTCTGTTATATATAGCAACAACAAGAAGCTGATATACAGCAACGTGAATCTGAAAGAAGTTAGTCACATGTGCCCCTTCAACTCTGGTGCTTTTCCAGACAG CTTAGCGATTGCTAGAGAAGGGGAACTTACTATTGGTACCATCGATGAGATTCAGAAGCTTCACATACGCACTATTCCCATTGGAGAGCACGCTCGCCGTATCTGCCATCAGGAACAAACGCGAACATTTGCTATCTGCAGTTTGAGAAACCAACCGAGTGGAGAAGAATCTGAGATGCATTTTGTCCGTCTGTTGGATGACCGAGATTTCGAATTCTTGGCAACTTACCCTTTGGATGCCTTTGAATACGGTTGCTCCATACTGAGCTGCTCTTTTACCGACGACAAAAACGTTTACTATTGTGTCGGTACTTCATATGTTTTGCCTGAGGAAAATGAACCAACCAAG GGAAGGATACTTGTGTTTGTAGTTGAAGAAGGAAAGCTGCAGCTGGTAGCAGAGAAGGAAACTAAAGGATCTGTTTATTCTCTTAATGCCTTCAATGGAAAACTTCTAGCTGCTATTAATCAGAAAATTCAGTTGTATAAATGGACGTTGCGGGATGATGGAACTCGGGAGCTCCAGTCTGAATGTGGACACCACGGTCACATACTAGCTCTTTACGTTCAGACCCGTGGAGACTTCATCGTCGTTGGTGACCTCATGAAATCAATCTCCCTATTGATCTACAAG CACGAGGAAGGTGCGATAGAGGAGATAGCTCGAGACTACAATGCAAGCTGGATGACGGCAGTTGGGATACTGGATGATGACACCTACCTTGGTGCTGACAATTGCTACAACCTATTCACAGTAAAGAGGCACAGTGAAGCTGCTACAGATGAAGAACGATGCCGTATGGAAGTGGTCGGTGAGTATCACATTGGGGAATTTGTGAACAGATTCCGCCATGGATCTCTGGTCATGAGGCTGCCTGATTCAGAAACTAGTCAGATACCGACTATGATCTTTGGCACTGTCAACGGTGTGATCGGAGTGATGGCTTCGCTACCGCAAGAACAGTATGCGTTTCTGGAGAAACTGCAGACGAGTATGAGGAAAGTGATTAAAGGAGTTGGCGGGTTGAGCCATGAGCAGTGGAGATCGTTCAAGAACGAGAAAAGAAGTGCAGATGCGAGGAGTTTCTTGGATGGGGATTTGATAGAATCGTTCATGGATATGAGCAGGAGGAAGATGGAGGAGATATCTAAAGAAATGGATGTTCAAGTGGAAGAGTTGTGTAAGAGAGTTGAGGAACTCACTAGGCTTCACTGA
- the LOC106361001 gene encoding uncharacterized protein LOC106361001 → MLTETPFRPREKLLEKQRLFQSIQRHTYLKGPMDKVTSVAIPLALAASSLYMIGTGIYNMSNGIGKKE, encoded by the exons ATGTTGACGGAAACACCATTTAGGCCAAGAGAGAAGCTTCTGGAGAAGCAGAGGTTGTTCCAGAGCATCCAGAGGCACACTTACCTTAAAGGACCAATGGACAAGGTCACCTCCGTTGCCATTCCTCTTGCCTTGGCTGCATCTTCTCTCTACATGATT GGAACAGGAATCTACAACATGTCCAACGGAATCGGGAAGAAGGAATAA
- the LOC106360997 gene encoding adrenodoxin-like protein 2, mitochondrial: MLFHRLSRLGFRITKERHFSVCGSRILQRSYGQYLHSSAVTQTQTRTFQQAFFSNNHNLCTSFSTSSEKSGEETEKINVIFVDKDGEENHIKVPVGMNILEAAHENDIELEGACECSLACSTCHVIVMDTEYYNKLEEPTDEENDMLDLAFALTETSRLGCQVIAKPEIDGIRLAIPSATRNFAVDGFVPKPH, translated from the exons ATGCTCTTCCATAGGCTCTCAAGATTGGGTTTTCGCAttaccaaag AGAGGCATTTCTCAGTATGTGGGAGTAGGATTCTACAGAGATCTTATGGCCAATATCTGCATTCTTCG GCTGTAACACAGACGCAAACTAGGACTTTTCAGCAAGCCTTTTTCTCAAATAATCATAATCTGTGTACGTCCTTCAGCACTTCCTCTGAGAAAAGCGGTGAAGAAACAGAAAA GATAAACGTTATCTTTGTTGATAAAGATGGAGAGGAGAATCATATCAAGGTCCCAGTTGGAATGAACATCCTTGAAGCTGCCCATGAAAACGATATAGAACTCGAAG GGGCGTGTGAATGTTCTCTGGCGTGTTCGACGTGCCATGTGATTGTTATG GACACGGAGTACTACAACAAACTGGAAGAACCAACAGATGAAGAGAACGATATGCTGGATCTTGCTTTCGCCTTAACAGAAAC GTCGAGGTTGGGATGTCAAGTGATAGCAAAGCCAGAGATAGATGGAATACGCTTAGCCATTCCTTCAGCCACCAGGAATTTCGCAGTTGATGGGTTTGTTCCAAAACCTCACTAA
- the LOC106359741 gene encoding dof zinc finger protein DOF4.4-like: protein MDYSSVFAERGNEVNQEKPPPRVCPRCNSTNTKFCYYNNHSVSQPRYKCKECRRNWTHGGALRNIPIGGSGHKKKSTTIDQPFVSQAVSAEIQQVSRHRQPFLHAQETNQFVESFGGSSSGFDVDNHIGSFPEISGDGVLPFQSFPPMDRSYFHDGLFQQDYYNAESNDLIGNHLINQSIGSYNVVSSNHNSYINQEDRDKWNQSLNNTMNMNHNASTSGSREWWDTDHKNKYKGKIKNNCVYESSYHLEKHGP from the coding sequence ATGGATTACTCTAGTGTTTTTGCTGAAAGAGGCAATGAAGTGAACCAAGAGAAGCCTCCACCGCGAGTGTGTCCAAGGTGCAACTCAACCAACACCAAGTTTTGTTACTACAACAACCATAGTGTGTCTCAACCACGCTACAAGTGCAAGGAATGTCGCCGAAACTGGACTCATGGTGGAGCGCTAAGGAACATACCGATTGGTGGAAGTGGCCATAAAAAGAAGAGTACAACGATAGATCAACCTTTTGTTTCTCAGGCAGTTTCTGCTGAGATCCAACAAGTTAGTCGTCATCGCCAACCTTTCTTACATGCTCAAGAAACCAACCAGTTTGTTGAATCTTTTGGTGGTTCTTCTTCTGGTTTTGATGTTGATAACCATATCGGTTCTTTTCCTGAAATTAGTGGCGATGGGGTGCTTCCATTTCAAAGTTTTCCACCAATGGATCGCTCTTATTTCCATGATGGATTGTTTCAACAAGATTACTACAACGCTGAGTCCAATGATTTGATTGGTAATCATTTGATTAACCAATCAATTGGTAGTTATAATGTTGTGAGCTCTAATCATAACAGTTACATTAATCAAGAGGATCGAGACAAGTGGAACCAGAGTTTAAACAATACTATGAACATGAATCATAATGCCAGTACCAGTGGAAGCAGAGAATGGTGGGACACTGATCACAAGAACAAGTACAAAGgcaaaatcaaaaacaactGTGTGTATGAGTCCTCTTACCATTTGGAGAAGCATGGTCCTTGA
- the LOC106361000 gene encoding protein BUD31 homolog 1, which produces MPKIKTNRVKYPEGWELIEPTLRELDAKMREAEMDEHDGKRKCEALWPIFKLSHQRSRYVYDLYYRREEISKELYEFCLDQGYADRSLIAKWKKSGYERLCCLRCIQPRDHNYGTTCVCRVPKHLREEKVVECVHCGCQGCASGD; this is translated from the exons ATGCCGAAGATTAAGACTAACAGAGTAAAGTACCCAGAAGGTTGGGAGTTGATCGAGCCTACTCTCCGTGAGCTTGACGCCAAGATGAGAGAAG CTGAGATGGATGAACATGATGGCAAGAGAAAGTGTGAAGCCTTGTGGCCAATCTTCAAACTCTCTCATCAGAGGAGTCGCTATGTTTATGACCTTTATTACCGCAGAGAGGAGATATCTAAAGAGCTCTATGAGTTCTGCTTGGACCAGGGCTACGCAGACCGCAGCCTCATTGCCAAGTGGAAAAAG TCAGGATACGAGCGTCTATGCTGCTTGCGCTGCATACAGCCGAGAGACCACAACTATGGAACAACATGTGTATGCCGTGTTCCCAAACACTTGCGTGAAGAGAAAGTTGTTGAATGCGTTCACTGCGGTTGTCAAGGATGCGCCAGTGGCGATTGA